From the Amycolatopsis thermoflava N1165 genome, one window contains:
- a CDS encoding FAD-binding oxidoreductase, producing MDSPTLVAALRRVVPAERVVDDPAVVESYLQDHAEWAEYGQAAAVVRPRSTAEVRDVVRFAVEHRIPVVPRGAGTGLSGGANAVDGCIMISFESMDSVLEIDRAERLAVVQPGVVNDDLRAACAEQGLWYPPDPASSPWSTIGGNVATNAGGLCCVKYGVTRDYVLALEVVTGRGEVVRLGRRTAKGVAGYDLCGLMVGSEGTLGVITEVTVRLRPRREPERTIAGYFDSVIAAGEAVSAVSASGVIPSALELVDRHCLEAVDAWKNMGLSTEANVVLLGRVDTPGHAGEEEARTILRCFEEAGATWAALSTDEHEAEALFDARRLAYPALERLGPVLTEDVCVPRALVPEMLARIEKAAARHDTLIANIAHAGDGNLHPLLITPIGDDAARLRAQAAFEDIIADAVELGGTVTGEHGIGLLKRGGLRREVSPEVLEMHRAVKNALDPHGILNPGKVF from the coding sequence ATGGATTCCCCGACACTGGTGGCCGCCCTGAGGCGGGTCGTTCCGGCCGAGCGCGTGGTGGACGACCCGGCCGTGGTCGAGTCCTACCTGCAGGACCACGCGGAATGGGCCGAATACGGGCAGGCCGCCGCGGTGGTGCGGCCGCGCTCGACCGCCGAAGTGCGCGACGTCGTGCGGTTCGCGGTGGAGCACCGGATCCCGGTGGTGCCCCGCGGGGCCGGGACGGGCCTGTCCGGCGGGGCGAACGCCGTCGACGGTTGCATCATGATCTCGTTCGAGTCGATGGACTCGGTGCTGGAGATCGACCGCGCCGAGCGGCTCGCGGTGGTGCAGCCGGGCGTGGTGAACGACGACCTGCGGGCGGCCTGCGCTGAGCAGGGGCTGTGGTACCCGCCGGACCCGGCGAGTTCGCCGTGGTCGACGATCGGCGGGAACGTGGCCACCAACGCCGGCGGGCTGTGCTGCGTGAAGTACGGCGTGACCAGGGACTACGTGCTGGCGCTCGAGGTGGTCACCGGGCGCGGCGAGGTCGTGCGGCTGGGCCGTCGCACCGCGAAGGGTGTCGCCGGGTACGACCTGTGCGGCCTGATGGTCGGCTCCGAGGGCACGCTCGGCGTGATCACCGAGGTGACGGTGCGGCTGCGTCCGCGGCGCGAGCCCGAGCGCACCATCGCCGGGTACTTCGACTCGGTGATCGCCGCGGGTGAGGCAGTGAGCGCGGTGTCCGCGTCCGGGGTGATCCCGTCGGCGCTGGAGCTGGTCGACCGGCACTGCCTGGAGGCGGTCGACGCGTGGAAGAACATGGGCCTGTCCACGGAGGCGAACGTCGTGCTCCTGGGCCGCGTCGACACCCCCGGCCACGCCGGCGAGGAGGAGGCGCGGACGATCCTGCGGTGTTTCGAGGAGGCCGGCGCGACCTGGGCGGCGCTGTCCACGGACGAGCACGAGGCCGAAGCCCTGTTCGACGCACGGCGCCTGGCGTACCCCGCACTGGAGCGGCTCGGCCCGGTGCTCACCGAGGACGTGTGCGTGCCGCGAGCGCTGGTGCCGGAAATGCTGGCACGGATAGAGAAGGCCGCCGCCAGGCACGACACGCTGATCGCGAACATCGCCCACGCCGGCGACGGAAACCTCCACCCGCTGCTCATCACACCAATCGGAGACGACGCGGCTCGGCTACGGGCGCAGGCCGCATTCGAGGACATCATCGCCGACGCGGTAGAGCTGGGCGGCACGGTGACCGGCGAGCACGGAATCGGATTGCTCAAACGCGGCGGCTTGCGCCGTGAGGTGAGCCCCGAGGTGCTGGAGATGCACCGCGCAGTCAAGAATGCCTTGGACCCACACGGCATCCTGAACCCAGGCAAGGTTTTCTAG